A DNA window from Vigna angularis cultivar LongXiaoDou No.4 chromosome 1, ASM1680809v1, whole genome shotgun sequence contains the following coding sequences:
- the LOC108336911 gene encoding uncharacterized protein LOC108336911, which yields MENWEQSHESIKADVSQLKDQMAQILAALEALKTTGGVTPAQVEGSAQYYPLLFNAGSQSVSFPMYGLPAGYTPPVGEYTEGEQTSFSFPTTANVPPISTQGPVVMSAPMVNEGMYASMTDGIRVTPVPPVITGEGFSTRAAPYTLFQGVTSNVDGAKDKLESLEARLRAVEGYESYGFGDVSRLSLVPGVKIPHKFKAPDFEKYKGNTCPKSHLTMFCRKMAAYAYDEQLLIHVFQDSLAGVALNWYTHLESTRIRCWADLADAFVKQYIYNTHVAPDRLQLQNMSKKDNETFKEYAQRWRELAAQVEPPLYDREMVAMFVNTLQPPFYEHMVGNVSSNFADIIVIGERIEIGLKNGKIAYGSSVVAHSKKPNFNSGKRKEGDVHATSATPVWRGQVPTHNYRPYWGQHPHAANASFGHQIRPQQQPGYYQPQYIPTNNWRGGANVGSNMNVGPNTYPRRNQERNYVNFTPIPTTYTELLPHLIKQGLVVVCPLKPLQPPYPRGYDADAKCSYHGGAAGHSTERCLAFKHKVQTLIDSGWLKFQEDKPNIEANPLSGHGSASTNAVEVKEHELVRNVKEVRSSRRFILEALLKVGILKGDYNESMACALHPDAEHSIEECVKFEEILQDLLDRGLMQVCYKKEEGNVFAQTGDESGMSLPEPLVIRFTKTTSIPPTQGRSPVVIRVPAPFPYKNEKAVPWRYGTHASSEAQNVDPVVKNISGIGGMTRSGRIFTSPELAQERVNDKETTMAAKAKEFLKGKGAQTEEIPDKEERREVSEEEACEFLKFIQQSEYKVVEQLNRMPARISLLDLLMHSASHRKLLMKILSEAHVEQGISLNKFEGIVGNIVANNYLTFTDEEIPAEGRGHNKALHVSVKCLDHVIARVLVDNGSSLNVMPKATLEKLPCEGMHMRPSSMIVRAFDGNKREVMGEVDLPMQVGPCVFQITFQVMDILPAYSCLLGRPWIHSAGVVPSTLHQKLKYVMRDKLVIVSGEEDLLVSGPSSTRYIEAAEEALETAFQSLEIVGNACVEPFPVNPRLSCASIMMAKIMIKGGYVYGEGLGKYRQGRAFPIEIVENKNRYGLGYKPTREDRKRMIEERKERSLARAERRGPKESKIHIVDIKESFRSAGWINTGQIAAVEDEERPQSLSFVWACSPDTQLNNWETLDLPVMLNVNKICDNDCFENNDINVPNFEHPINNTEDDFEDDVEPSPELLRLVEQESKEIKPHQEEIEILNLGEKDEIKEVKIGTSMKTEVRERLRVLLKEFKDVFAWSYNDMPGLDTDIVQHRLPLKPECPPIKQKLRRMKPEMSLKIKEEVQKQFDAGFLAVARYPQWVANVVPVPKKDGKVRMCVDYRDLNRASPKDNFPLPHIDTLVDNTAKFSLFSFMDGFSGYNQIKMAPEDMEKTTFITLWGTFCYKVMSFGLKNAGATYQRAMVTLFHDMMHKEIEVYVDDMIAKSESEEEHIFNLRKLFERLRKYKLRLNPTKCTFGVKSGKLLGFIVSQRGVEVDPDKVRAITEMPAPRTEKEVRGFLGRLNYIARFISQLTATCEPMFKLLRKNQAVVWNEDCQVAFEKIKQYLQDPPVLRPPMPGRPLILYLTVLDNSMGCVLGQHDEDGKREHAIYYLSKRFTDCEQRYSSLERTCCALAWAAHRLRQYMLSHSTWLISKMDPIKYIFEKPALTGRIARWQMLLSEYDIVYVTQKSIKGSSLAEFLAHQPISDYQPMQPEFPDEDIMALFAESRDDKNEKAWTVLFDGASNVMGHGIGAVLISPKNQYIPMTARLCFNCTNNIAEYEACAMGIRAAIESKAKILDVYGDSALVIHQLKGEWETRDIKLIPYQAYIRGLIEYFDSITFNHIPREDNQLADVLATLSSMFEVDQDAELPMIEMKSHAGPVYCHFIEEEVDGKPWYFDIKHYLKTREYPEKASENDKRALRRLVGSFILSGDILYKRNHDMVLLRCVDAKEAELILKEVHEGTFGTHMNGHSMARKIMRAGYFWLTMENDCCTHVRKCEKCQVYASNINMPPTTLNVLSAPWPFSMWGIDVIGAIEPKASNGHRFILVAIDYFTKWVEAASYANVTRKVVTKFIKKELICRYGLPNRIITDNATNLNNQMMTELCEEFKIHHLNSSPYRPKMNGAVEAANKNIKKIVQKMVVTYKDWHEMLPFALHGYRTSVRTSTGATPFSLVYGMEAVLPFEVEIPSLRVLMETQLEEAEWVQARFDQLNLIDEKRLTAVCHGQLYQRRMKKAFDKKVHTREFHEGELVLKKILPIQKDHRGKWTPNYEGPFVVKKAFSGGALILTRMDGEELPLPVNSDAVKKFYA from the exons ATGGAGAATTGGGAGCAGTCACACGAGTCTATTAAGGCCGATGTCAGCCAGTTGAAGGATCAGATGGCTCAGATTTTGGCGGCTCTCGAAGCCCTGAAGACTACGGGAGGGGTGACGCCTGCGCAAGTTGAGGGAAGTGCTCAATATTACCCTCTGTTGTTCAACGCTGGGAGCCAATCTGTTTCGTTCCCAATGTATGGATTACCTGCAGGTTACACCCCGCCTGTGGGAGAATACACAGAAGGGGAGCAAACTTCATTCTCTTTCCCTACCACTGCTAACGTACCGCCAATCAGTACTCAGGGACCTGTTGTAATGTCTGCACCTATGGTAAATGAAGGGATGTATGCAAGCATGACTGATGGAATACGAGTAACCCCGGTGCCACCTGTGATTACCGGAGAGGGCTTTTCTACAAGGGCTGCGCCATATACTTTGTTTCAGGGGGTAACTAGTAATGTTGATGGGGCGAAGGATAAACTGGAGAGCCTAGAGGCAAGATTGAGGGCTGTTGAGGGGTATGAAAGTTATGGATTTGGGGATGTTTCTAGATTGAGCCTGGTTCCTGGCGTCAAAATACCACATAAGTTTAAAGCGCCAGATTTTGAGAAGTATAAGGGAAATACATGCCCAAAGAGCCATCTAACCATGTTTTGTAGAAAGATGGCTGCATATGCTTATGATGAGCAGCTGCTCATCCATGTTTTTCAAGATAGTTTGGCTGGAGTGGCGTTAAACTGGTATACCCATTTAGAGTCGACTCGAATTCGTTGTTGGGCGGACTTGGCTGATGCTTTTGTGAAgcagtatatatataatacacatGTTGCGCCAGATCGTTTACAGCTGCAAAACATGTCAAAGAAAGACAACGAAACCTTTAAGGAGTATGCTCAGCGGTGGAGGGAATTGGCTGCACAAGTTGAGCCACCTTTGTATGATAGAGAAATGGTGGCAATGTTTGTTAATACGCTCCAACCACCATTCTATGAACATATGGTGGGAAATGTATCTTCAAATTTTGCCGATATCATTGTGATAGGCGAGCGGATAGAGATCGGGTTGAAGAATGGGAAAATTGCATATGGCTCATCGGTGGTTGCACATTCCAAAAAACCCAACTTCAACtcaggaaaaagaaaggaaggagaTGTGCATGCAACATCTGCAACCCCGGTCTGGAGAGGTCAGGTTCCCACTCATAACTATCGACCATACTGGGGTCAACATCCACATGCAGCTAATGCGTCATTTGGTCATCAAATTAGGCCTCAACAGCAACCAGGGTACTATCAACCACAATACATTCCGACGAATAATTGGAGGGGAGGGGCGAACGTAGGTTCCAATATGAATGTGGGTCCAAATACTTATCCAAGAAGGAACCAAGAAAGAAATTATGTTAACTTTACCCCAATTCCTACTACTTATACGGAATTATTACCTCATCTTATCAAACAAGGTCTGGTTGTCGTTTGTCCCCTGAAGCCTTTGCAGCCTCCATACCCAAGAGGTTATGATGCAGATGCAAAGTGTAGTTATCATGGAGGGGCCGCTGGTCATTCCACTGAGAGGTGTCTGGCTTTCAAGCATAAAGTGCAGACTCTAATTGATTCTGGGTGGTTAAAGTTCCAAGAGGATAAGCCTAATATTGAGGCCAATCCTTTATCTGGGCATGGAAGTGCTTCGACGAATGCCGTCGAAGTGAAAGAGCATGAGCTGGTGAGGAATGTGAAAGAGGTCAGGAGCTCTAGGAGGTTTATTTTGGAGGCGTTGCTGAAAGTGGGTATCTTGAAGGGTGATTATAATGAGAGTATGGCATGCGCGCTCCACCCAGATGCTGAGCACTCTATTGAGGAGTGTGTTAAGTTTGAAGAAATTCTGCAAGACCTGTTAGATCGTGGCCTGATGCAGGTATGCTACAAGAAGGAGGAGGGAAATGTATTTGCACAAACTGGTGATGAATCCGGCATGAGTTTACCAGAACCATTGGTGATTCGTTTCACTAAGACTACCTCTATCCCACCAACTCAAGGAAGGTCGCCCGTTGTTATCCGTGTACCAGCTCCTTTTCCTTACAAGAACGAAAAAGCCGTCCCATGGAGATATGGGACACATGCGTCAAGCGAAGCACAAAACGTTGACCCTGTCGTCAAAAACATATCAGGGATAGGTGGAATGACTAGGAGTGGTCGAATTTTCACATCACCAGAGTTGGCACAAGAAAGAGTCAATGATAAGGAAACAACGATGGCTGCGAAGGCAAAAGAATTCTTAAAGGGGAAGGGTGCACAGACAGAGGAGATCCCCGACAAGGAAGAGAGGAGAGAAGTTTCTGAAGAGGAGgcttgtgaatttttaaaattcatacaaCAAAGTGAATATAAGGTGGTGGAACAGTTAAACCGTATGCCTGCTCGTATATCCTTGTTAGACTTGCTCATGCATTCAGCATCACACAGAAAGTTGCTAATGAAGATACTCAGTGAGGCTCACGTGGAGCAAGGTATTTCGTTGAATAAATTCGAGGGTATTGTTGGCAATATTGTTGCTAATAATTATCTCACCTTTACGGATGAAGAGATACCAGCTGAAGGAAGAGGGCATAACAAGGCTCTTCACGTCTCTGTGAAATGCTTGGATCATGTTATAGCACGTGTTTTAGTGGACAATGGGTCCTCCTTGAATGTTATGCCGAAAGCAACCTTGGAAAAGCTACCTTGCGAAGGAATGCATATGAGGCCGAGTTCAATGATTGTGAGGGCGTTCGATGGCAATAAAAGAGAAGTGATGGGAGAGGTGGATTTACCAATGCAAGTTGGCCCTTGTGTCTTTCAAATAACGTTCCAGGTTATGGATATCCTGCCAGCTTATAGTTGTCTATTGGGGCGCCCATGGATCCATTCGGCTGGGGTTGTGCCTTCTACACTACACCAGAAGTTGAAGTATGTGATGAGAGATAAGCTGGTGATAGTATCAGGAGAAGAAGATCTTCTTGTGAGTGGGCCATCATCCACACGCTACATCGAGGCGGCTGAGGAAGCTCTCGAAACAGCCTTCCAGTCGTTGGAGATTGTGGGAAATGCTTGTGTGGAACCGTTTCCAGTAAATCCTCGTCTATCATGTGCTTCTATTATGATGGCCAAGATTATGATAAAAGGGGGCTATGTATATGGGGAAGGTTTGGGTAAGTATCGGCAGGGGCGAGCATTCCCTATAGAAATCGTTGAAAACAAGAACAGATATGGCTTGGGATACAAACCTACCAGGGAAGACAGGAAAAGgatgattgaagaaagaaaagaacgcAGTTTGGCCCGTGCAGAAAGACGAGGGCCCAAAGAGAGCAAAATTCACATTGTTGACATCAAGGAAAGCTTCCGCAGTGCTGGGTGGATCAACACTGGCCAGATAGCAGCTGTGGAGGATGAAGAAAGGCCTCAAAGTTTGAGCTTTGTGTGGGCTTGCTCCCCTGATACTCAACTCAACAATTGGGAAACACTGGATTTACCTGTGATGCTTAATGTGAACAAAat ATGTGAcaatgattgttttgaaaataacgATATCAATGTTCCTAATTTTGAGCACCCTATCAATAATACGGAAGATGATTTCGAAGATGATGTGGAACCCTCTCCAGAATTGTTGAGATTAGTGGAACAAGAATCTAAGGAGATTAAACCCCATCAGGAGGAAATTGAAATACTCAACTTGGGAGAGAAGGATGAGATAAAGGAGGTGAAAATCGGTACTAGTATGAAGACGGAAGTAAGGGAAAGATTGCGCGTACTGTTGAAGGAATTTAAAGATGTGTTCGCGTGGTCTTACAATGACATGCCGGGTCTAGATACCGATATTGTGCAGCATAGGCTCCCACTCAAGCCGGAATGCCCTCCAATCAAGCAAAAACTGAGAAGAATGAAGCCGGAAATGtccttaaaaattaaagaagaggTCCAAAAGCAATTTGACGCAGGATTTTTGGCTGTGGCAAGATACCCACAATGGGTAGCGAATGTTGTACCAGTGCCTAAGAAGGATGGGAAGGTTCGAATGTGTGTTGACTATCGTGATTTAAATCGTGCAAGTCCGAAAGATAATTTCCCGTTACCACACATCGATACTCTGGTTGATAATACGGCCAAATTTTCGTTATTTTCGTTCATGGACGGATTCTCGGggtataatcaaattaaaatggcACCGGAAGATATGGAAAAAACGACCTTTATCACGTTATGGGGAACATTCTGTTATAAGGTGATGTCTTTTGGACTCAAGAATGCTGGGGCAACATACCAAAGGGCAATGGTGACACTCTTTCATGATATGATGCATAAGGAAATTGAagtttatgtggatgacatgattgCAAAGTCGGAGTCAGAAGAGGAGCATATTTTCAATCTAAGGAAATTATTTGAGAGACTGAGAAAATACAAACTCAGGTTAAATCCCACCAAATGCACGTTTGGAGTAAAGTCTGGAAAATTGTTGGGCTTTATTGTCAGCCAAAGAGGGGTAGAAGTTGATCCTGACAAAGTAAGAGCGATAACGGAAATGCCGGCGCCCAGAACAGAAAAAGAGGTTCGAGGTTTTCTGGGAAGGCTGAACTACATTGCTAGGTTCATCTCCCAATTAACTGCTACTTGTGAACCAATGTTCAAGTTGCTACGAAAAAATCAGGCTGTAGTCTGGAATGAAGATTGTCAAGTTGCTTTCGAAAAGATCAAACAATACCTGCAGGACCCTCCTGTATTGCGTCCACCTATGCCAGGAAGACCGCTCATTTTGTATTTGACCGTACTGGATAATTCAATGGGTTGTGTATTGGGTCAGCATGATGAAGACGGGAAAAGAGAGCATGCCATATATTACTTGAGCAAGAGGTTCACAGATTGCGAACAACGATATTCGTCGTTAGAACGAACTTGTTGTGCACTGGCGTGGGCTGCTCATCGTTTAAGGCAATACATGTTGAGTCACTCTACTTGGTTGATATCTAAAATGGATCCTATCAAGTACATATTCGAAAAGCCCGCTCTCACTGGAAGGATAGCTCGATGGCAGATGCTATTATCGGAGTACGACATTGTATATGTTACTCAGAAATCTATCAAGGGTAGCTCTTTAGCAGAATTTTTAGCCCATCAACCCATTAGTGATTATCAGCCGATGCAACCTGAGTTTCCTGATGAAGATATCATGGCTTTATTTGCTGAGAGCAGAgatgacaaaaatgaaaaagccTGGACGGTATTATTCGATGGGGCATCGAATGTAATGGGGCATGGAATAGGGGCAGTGCTTATCTCTCCTAAGAATCAATACATTCCAATGACGGCAAGGTTGTGTTTTAATTGCACAAATAATATCGCAGAATACGAAGCCTGTGCTATGGGTATTCGAGCAGCAATAGAGTCTAAAGCAAAAATTCTGGATGTATACGGAGATTCAGCTTTGGTTATCCATCAATTGAAGGGAGAATGGGAGACTAGGGATATTAAATTAATTCCATACCAAGCTTACATCAGGGGATTAATTGAGTATTTCGATTCCATCACGTTTAATCATATACCGCGAGAAGATAATCAATTAGCGGACGTGTTGGCTACCTTGTCGTCGATGTTTGAAGTTGATCAAGATGCAGAATTGCCAATGATTGAAATGAAGAGTCATGCGGGGCCAGTGTATTGTCATTTCATCGAGGAGGAAGTAGATGGTAAACCTTGGTACTTTGATATCAAGCATTATCTTAAGACTCGAGAATATCCAGAGAAGGCATCCGAAAACGATAAAAGGGCGTTAAGGAGGTTGGTTGGCAGTTTCATTTTGAGTGGGGATATTCTATATAAGAGGAATCATGACATGGTTCTCCTTAGATGTGTAGATGCAAAAGAAGCCGAACTGATACTAAAAGAAGTGCATGAGGGTACATTTGGCACGCACATGAATGGGCACTCAATGGCCAGGAAGATAATGAGAGCGGGGTATTTTTGGTTGACTATGGAAAATGATTGCTGTACACATGTGAGAAAGTGTGAGAAATGCCAGGTATACGCAAGTAATATCAATATGCCACCCACGACCTTGAACGTGTTGTCTGCACCGTGGCCCTTTTCGATGTGGGGAATAGATGTCATCGGAGCTATAGAGCCAAAGGCGTCAAATGGACACCGTTTCATATTAGTCGCAATCGACTACTTCACCAAGTGGGTTGAGGCTGCTTCTTATGCTAATGTGACTAGAAAGGTGGTGACCAAGTTCATAAAAAAGGAGTTGATTTGCAGATACGGGCTCCCTAACAGGATCATCACCGATAATGCCACTAACTTGAATAACCAGATGATGACAGAGTTATGTGAGgagttcaaaattcatcatcttaATTCTTCTCCTTATCGTCCAAAGATGAATGGGGCAGTAGAGGCtgctaataaaaatatcaagaagATTGTGCAGAAGATGGTGGTCACATATAAGGATTGGCATGAAATGCTTCCTTTTGCTTTACATGGTTATCGCACTTCGGTACGAACATCGACTGGGGCAACGCCTTTCTCGCTTGTATATGGAATGGAAGCAGTACTTCCGTTTGAAGTGGAAATTCCGTCCTTACGAGTTTTAATGGAAACCCAATTAGAAGAGGCTGAGTGGGTTCAAGCTCGTTTCGACCAGCTCAATCTCATCGATGAAAAAAGATTAACAGCAGTATGCCATGGACAATTGTaccaaagaagaatgaagaaggcATTTGATAAAAAGGTACACACAAGAGAATTTCATGAAGGTGAGCTGGTGTTGAAGAAGATTCTACCTATACAAAAAGATCATAGAGGCAAATGGACTCCAAATTATGAAGGGCCATTTGTAGTGAAAAAAGCATTTTCTGGTGGGGCACTAATTCTCACGAGAATGGACGGAGAGGAGTTACCATTGCCAGTTAATTCTGATGCAGTAAAAAAGTTTTACGCATGA